The Osmerus eperlanus unplaced genomic scaffold, fOsmEpe2.1 SCAFFOLD_566, whole genome shotgun sequence genome includes the window CTGCGCTCCAGGGCGAACAGCTCGTCCTTTCCAACCCGTGCGCTCTTACCGGACTTCATGGTACCAGTGGGCCCGGAAGGCGCAAGGTACCGGCCGTTACAGTCCCGAAAAGCCACTTTTCCCGAGCGAAACTCCAACATGTAACCGGTGTCTTTGTCCGGTTTACCGACCAGGCTGCCGTCGTTACGGAGGAACCGGTTATCAGAGGTCTCCAGGTGGTAGCGCTGGTCCCGGTACACGAGGGTTACCAAGGAATCCACCCCCCACGGGACGTCGCGGTCTATGGCCATTTCCTCGCGCTCGCCCGCCACACTAAGATGGGCGTACCGTTTGCGCGCAAGGCTGTACAGGTTGACCTGGGGGTGCATGGCCAGGTGCACGCTCCATATCTCTGCAGATGTTACCGTCTGAGCAAAGCAGGTGATCCGGTCCTCGCTGCCGCCCAGGTAGCGCCCGTGCGGCTCGGACTGCAGGGACCACCGCCCGTCGTCGTGCGCGATGATGACAAAACGACAGTCTGGGCCGCGCGCCTCACATTCGCCGGTTACGTTCCCGTCTTTGTCTGTTGCTAGGTACCGACCCAGGTGGGACCGGAGGAAGACAGCGTTGCCGTCCTCTCCAGTCTGCTCGAGCGTCCAAATCTGCTTCTTCTTGAGGCTCGTGGCAGAGGCGTTGATTTTAAAACCAAACGTCTCCGCTGTTAGATATTTCCCTCCGCCGTTAATGAGCCCGAGCTGGATTTGCAGCAGATCACCGGCCCCGTTAGCAGACATCTTCACCGTCCGTCCGTGTCCTGtccaaagagagagtgagaaaatggttgtgtgtgagcgagcggtCCGTCGGTTTGAGATAAGGCTACCCTAGCGTATGTGCACGCGCGCGCGAATCTATGTAAGCGAGCGTATCAGAATGTTTCTGGTGTGCAGTGATGCTTGCAACTTGGCACGCG containing:
- the LOC134015653 gene encoding fascin-like, translating into MSANGAGDLLQIQLGLINGGGKYLTAETFGFKINASATSLKKKQIWTLEQTGEDGNAVFLRSHLGRYLATDKDGNVTGECEARGPDCRFVIIAHDDGRWSLQSEPHGRYLGGSEDRITCFAQTVTSAEIWSVHLAMHPQVNLYSLARKRYAHLSVAGEREEMAIDRDVPWGVDSLVTLVYRDQRYHLETSDNRFLRNDGSLVGKPDKDTGYMLEFRSGKVAFRDCNGRYLAPSGPTGTMKSGKSARVGKDELFALERSHAQVVLTVGNEKNVSTRQGMDLSANQDEEGDQEVFQLEMSRENRKCAFRTAAGKYWTLTATGGLQCTASTKSANSHFDLEWREGRVSLRAANGKFISAKKNGQLAATVDNAGDAEQFLMKLINRPIIVLRGEHGFIGCRKVGMATLDSNRASYDVFQLEFHNGAYALKDSQGKYWCVGEEAAVVSSSATPIHFLFEFCDYNKMAVRAAGGRYLRGDHAGVLKANADTLESATLWEY